Proteins encoded together in one Deinococcus sp. Marseille-Q6407 window:
- a CDS encoding NRAMP family divalent metal transporter, with protein MQAAVQPSSWKTRLSALGPGIMMASAAIGGSHIVSSAQAGALFGWQLAGLILLTNLLKYPFFRFGPQYTVESGRSLIEGYAGQGRGYLWVFFILCTVSSVISTAGVGLLSAVILNSMLPAGFAVSGPVMASLMMLVVWVMLIAGHYKALDGITKLIVIGLTVSTVAATFIAASKGSNMMPGFVEPSPWNLATLPFLVALVGWMPAPIEISAINSMWVRAKQKINPANYADTIFDFNVGYITSAILAIFFVAMGALVQYGNGEKLEPASAAYINQLVQMYGRTIGDWSRPVITFIAFMCMFGTTITVVDGYSRASAEALRLLRGEKELRGRSISLWITGVSVVSLAIILLMQNQLAGMLKFAMTSAFVTAPIFAWLNLRLVNGEKDLSPALRVLAYAGLAFLVGFTLLFLANLAGLLG; from the coding sequence ATGCAAGCGGCTGTTCAACCTTCTAGCTGGAAAACTCGTCTCTCGGCCCTGGGGCCAGGCATCATGATGGCCTCGGCGGCCATCGGTGGGTCGCACATCGTGTCCTCGGCGCAGGCCGGTGCGCTGTTCGGGTGGCAGCTGGCCGGTCTGATTCTGCTGACCAACCTGCTGAAGTACCCCTTTTTCCGCTTCGGGCCGCAGTACACGGTAGAAAGCGGCCGCAGCCTGATCGAGGGCTACGCCGGGCAGGGCCGGGGCTATCTCTGGGTATTTTTTATCCTCTGCACGGTATCCTCGGTGATTTCCACCGCCGGGGTGGGCTTGTTGTCGGCGGTGATTCTCAACTCCATGCTGCCGGCCGGGTTCGCGGTCAGCGGGCCGGTGATGGCCAGCCTGATGATGCTGGTGGTCTGGGTGATGCTGATTGCCGGGCACTACAAGGCGCTGGACGGCATCACCAAACTGATCGTGATTGGCCTGACCGTCTCGACGGTTGCCGCCACCTTTATCGCGGCCAGCAAAGGTTCCAACATGATGCCGGGCTTCGTGGAGCCGTCACCTTGGAACCTCGCCACCCTGCCGTTCCTGGTGGCGCTGGTGGGCTGGATGCCCGCGCCTATCGAGATCAGCGCCATTAATTCCATGTGGGTGCGCGCCAAGCAGAAGATCAACCCCGCCAACTACGCCGATACCATTTTCGATTTCAACGTGGGCTACATCACTTCGGCCATTCTCGCCATCTTCTTCGTGGCGATGGGCGCGCTGGTGCAATACGGCAACGGCGAGAAGCTGGAACCGGCCAGCGCCGCTTACATCAATCAACTGGTGCAGATGTACGGCCGCACCATTGGTGACTGGTCGCGGCCGGTGATCACCTTTATCGCTTTCATGTGCATGTTCGGCACCACCATCACCGTGGTGGACGGCTACTCGCGCGCCAGTGCCGAGGCGCTGCGGCTGCTGCGCGGCGAGAAAGAACTGCGCGGCCGCTCGATCAGCCTCTGGATTACCGGGGTCAGCGTGGTCAGCCTGGCGATCATCCTGCTGATGCAAAATCAGCTGGCCGGCATGCTGAAGTTCGCCATGACCAGCGCCTTCGTGACCGCCCCGATTTTCGCGTGGCTGAACCTGCGACTGGTCAACGGCGAAAAGGACCTCTCGCCGGCCCTGCGGGTGCTGGCTTACGCGGGCCTAGCTTTCCTGGTCGGCTTCACTCTGCTGTTCCTGGCGAATCTGGCAGGCCTGCTCGGCTGA
- a CDS encoding aminoglycoside 6-adenylyltransferase has product MSEASLLGRVLAFAETDTRVRATILSGSRVNPAIRPDPFQDFDVTLYVRHLPSFTADQSWIDRFGERMILQIPALMGEKKYDHASPILYLMQFLDGSRLDLGLVPLECRAQVQPESLSKVLLDKDRLFADLPGPHEGDHFPQPPDAQAFADCCNEFWWLAPYVAKGLRRGQTGYAKYHLDALMRGELLRMLEWAFGCRSGWARNPGKFSSRFVGVLPPDWLTRLDATYAGAAATANWNALMTMTALFQEAATEVAACTGYALPAEEASRVSTYLRQLRSDAQGCPG; this is encoded by the coding sequence ATGTCCGAAGCTTCGCTCCTGGGCCGCGTACTGGCCTTTGCCGAAACCGACACCCGCGTCCGAGCCACCATCTTGAGTGGTTCGCGGGTGAATCCGGCCATCCGGCCCGACCCTTTTCAGGACTTCGACGTCACCCTGTATGTACGTCACCTGCCGTCGTTCACGGCTGACCAGAGCTGGATAGACCGCTTCGGCGAGCGAATGATTCTTCAGATTCCGGCGCTGATGGGCGAAAAAAAATACGATCATGCCTCGCCCATCCTTTATCTGATGCAGTTTCTGGATGGCAGCCGGCTGGACCTGGGCCTGGTGCCGCTGGAGTGCCGGGCCCAGGTCCAGCCGGAAAGTCTCTCCAAAGTGCTGCTGGACAAGGACAGGCTGTTTGCCGATCTGCCAGGCCCGCATGAGGGCGACCATTTCCCGCAGCCGCCGGACGCCCAGGCTTTTGCCGATTGTTGCAACGAGTTCTGGTGGCTGGCGCCCTATGTCGCCAAGGGTTTGCGCCGCGGACAGACCGGCTACGCCAAGTACCACCTCGACGCGCTGATGCGCGGTGAACTGCTGCGGATGCTGGAATGGGCTTTTGGCTGCCGCAGTGGCTGGGCGAGGAATCCGGGCAAGTTTAGTTCACGGTTCGTGGGCGTATTGCCCCCAGATTGGCTGACCCGCCTGGATGCCACCTACGCAGGCGCCGCAGCTACAGCCAACTGGAACGCCCTGATGACCATGACGGCGCTGTTTCAGGAGGCGGCCACTGAGGTCGCTGCCTGCACCGGCTATGCCCTTCCAGCAGAAGAGGCGAGCCGGGTCAGCACTTACCTGCGGCAGCTGCGCAGCGATGCGCAAGGCTGCCCGGGATAG
- the tyrA gene encoding bifunctional chorismate mutase/prephenate dehydrogenase, with the protein MTAPDSAAQPELDALREQIDAGDRELLRLLQRRIDLARQVGDVKRAQGLPIYVPEREAALLEARRAEAAALGISPDLAEDVLRRCMRESYVQENGHSKGVRPGLRVVVVGGAGRLGRRFVQAFRESGYDVAVLERDDWDHAAKLVEHAGLVLISVPIHDTEAVIRQLPPLPQDCLLADLTSVKAAPLQAMLAQHPGPVVGLHPMFGPDVLTFAKEVTVFCRGRGTAEQVDWLLEQLRLWGLRLHAAQPEEHDRHMGLIQAMRHATAYAYGLNLSREQPDLGELLALSSPIYRLELMMVGRLFAQDAGLYYDIIQSQRQHLDLIRDYHATLADVIELLEGEDRGGFTRRFQEVREFFGPLGEQFLNESRVMLAQSKDRVG; encoded by the coding sequence ATGACCGCGCCCGACTCTGCCGCCCAGCCCGAGCTGGACGCGCTGCGCGAACAGATCGATGCCGGCGACCGCGAGCTGCTGCGGCTGTTGCAGCGGCGCATTGACCTGGCCCGGCAGGTGGGCGATGTCAAACGCGCCCAGGGCCTGCCCATCTATGTGCCCGAGCGCGAAGCCGCGCTGCTGGAGGCCCGCCGCGCCGAGGCCGCCGCACTGGGCATCAGCCCCGACTTGGCCGAGGACGTGCTGCGCCGCTGTATGCGCGAAAGCTATGTGCAGGAAAACGGCCACAGTAAAGGAGTGCGCCCCGGCCTGCGGGTGGTGGTGGTGGGCGGCGCCGGGCGGCTGGGCCGCCGCTTCGTGCAGGCCTTCCGCGAATCCGGCTACGACGTGGCGGTGCTGGAACGGGATGACTGGGACCACGCCGCCAAGCTGGTCGAGCATGCCGGCCTGGTGCTGATCAGCGTGCCGATTCACGATACCGAAGCGGTCATCCGGCAGTTGCCCCCGCTGCCGCAGGACTGCTTGCTGGCCGACCTGACCTCGGTCAAGGCGGCGCCCTTGCAGGCCATGCTGGCCCAGCACCCGGGGCCGGTGGTGGGGCTGCATCCCATGTTCGGCCCCGATGTATTGACCTTCGCCAAGGAAGTGACCGTGTTCTGCCGCGGGCGCGGCACTGCCGAGCAGGTGGACTGGCTGCTGGAACAGCTGCGGCTGTGGGGGTTGCGCCTGCACGCCGCGCAGCCCGAAGAACACGACCGCCACATGGGGCTGATTCAGGCCATGCGCCACGCCACCGCCTACGCTTACGGCCTGAACCTCAGCCGCGAGCAGCCGGACCTCGGCGAGTTGCTGGCCCTCTCCAGCCCTATCTACCGCCTGGAGTTGATGATGGTGGGGCGCCTGTTCGCGCAGGACGCGGGGCTCTACTACGACATCATCCAGTCACAGCGCCAGCACCTGGACCTGATCCGCGATTACCACGCCACCCTGGCCGACGTGATCGAGCTGCTGGAGGGCGAAGACCGTGGGGGCTTCACCCGGCGCTTTCAGGAGGTGCGCGAATTCTTCGGGCCGCTGGGCGAGCAATTCCTGAACGAGAGCCGCGTGATGCTGGCCCAGAGCAAGGACCGGGTGGGCTAG
- the pheA gene encoding prephenate dehydratase has protein sequence MSDQPDSAHPTPGHPAAGHPAPDVSPALAAAIAPHRERIDAVDVQLLELLNQRAAEARAIGTLKGTAAVYRPEREAQVLARIAALNSGPLHGNAVQRIFREIMSECLALERPLTVTYLGPPGTFTEQAARRHFGGAAQLASCATIDAVLREVEARQADYAVVPVENSSEGAVNRTLDLLPATPLRACGEVTLRIHHCLMSPGRSAAQVTRVYAHPQALAQCQDFLTRHLPTAERLPVSSNAEAARLAAQSGEENVAALGPGAAAGLYGLNMRAQNVEDDPSNTTRFLVLGHVSPGPSGQDRTTLVVAAPQSEHAGAMHRLLEPFSRLGVSMTKLESRPVRGGLWQYVFFIDIEGHEQDESVAQALREMRERATFLKVVGSYPRALA, from the coding sequence ATGTCCGACCAGCCTGACTCCGCGCACCCTACGCCCGGCCACCCTGCAGCTGGGCATCCCGCGCCCGATGTTTCGCCGGCTCTGGCTGCCGCTATTGCCCCGCACCGCGAGCGAATAGACGCGGTAGATGTCCAGCTGCTGGAGTTGCTCAACCAGCGGGCCGCCGAGGCGCGGGCCATCGGTACGCTCAAGGGCACGGCTGCCGTCTACCGGCCCGAAAGAGAAGCGCAGGTGCTGGCCCGCATTGCGGCGCTGAACAGCGGGCCGCTGCATGGCAATGCGGTGCAGCGCATTTTCCGCGAAATCATGAGCGAGTGCCTGGCGCTGGAACGGCCGCTGACGGTCACCTATCTGGGGCCGCCGGGCACCTTTACCGAGCAGGCTGCCCGGCGGCATTTCGGGGGCGCGGCGCAGCTGGCCTCCTGCGCCACCATCGACGCGGTGCTGCGCGAAGTGGAAGCCCGTCAGGCCGACTACGCGGTGGTGCCGGTCGAGAACAGCAGCGAGGGCGCTGTGAACCGCACCCTCGACCTGCTGCCGGCCACGCCGCTGCGGGCCTGCGGTGAGGTCACGCTCAGGATTCACCACTGCCTGATGTCGCCGGGCCGCAGTGCCGCGCAGGTCACCCGGGTCTACGCCCATCCGCAGGCGCTGGCGCAGTGTCAGGATTTCCTGACCCGGCACCTGCCCACCGCCGAGCGCCTGCCGGTCAGCTCTAACGCCGAGGCGGCCCGGCTGGCGGCGCAGTCGGGCGAGGAGAACGTGGCGGCACTGGGCCCCGGCGCGGCGGCCGGCCTTTACGGGCTGAACATGCGGGCGCAGAACGTGGAGGACGACCCCAGCAACACCACCCGCTTTCTGGTGCTGGGCCACGTCAGCCCCGGCCCCAGCGGGCAGGACCGCACTACCCTGGTGGTGGCCGCGCCGCAGTCCGAACATGCCGGGGCGATGCACCGACTGCTGGAACCATTCAGCCGCCTGGGCGTGTCGATGACCAAGCTGGAAAGCCGGCCCGTGCGCGGCGGGCTGTGGCAGTACGTGTTTTTTATTGACATCGAAGGCCACGAGCAGGACGAGAGCGTGGCCCAGGCCCTGCGGGAGATGCGCGAGCGGGCCACTTTCCTGAAAGTGGTGGGCAGTTACCCGCGCGCCCTGGCCTGA
- a CDS encoding IS982 family transposase, giving the protein MAKYRLHHSLGRRHVIRHLYLWARKHFSDRKSCQHQKVTDAMLVALLLSRLIFKHPFASIWWNILKEDRPGLPSYTQAYTRGIKLLPLLEHVASPAQPCAEVVIDSMPLPICRPKRTHLCQFPGAKWGFGTQGEFFGYKLHAWVTPGGQIVQYVIRPANLHDVTVSYELNLRWPEFEGPTIIGDKGYCCLGYVYPPKKNTKYDTGWRESRHPRIRKRIETVFSALVEAQIRSVQTKTLASLKLRVVLAVLAHLSR; this is encoded by the coding sequence ATGGCTAAATATCGTCTCCACCATAGTTTAGGACGTCGACACGTCATTCGCCACCTCTATCTCTGGGCCAGGAAGCACTTCAGTGACCGGAAATCCTGCCAGCACCAGAAGGTCACAGATGCCATGCTGGTTGCTCTGCTGCTCTCCCGTCTCATCTTCAAGCATCCATTTGCTTCCATCTGGTGGAACATCCTCAAGGAAGACCGTCCCGGTCTTCCTTCCTACACACAGGCTTACACCAGGGGCATCAAGCTTTTACCACTCTTGGAACATGTTGCCAGCCCAGCTCAGCCGTGCGCCGAGGTTGTGATTGATTCGATGCCCCTCCCCATTTGCCGTCCCAAACGCACTCATCTTTGTCAATTCCCAGGAGCAAAGTGGGGTTTCGGAACTCAGGGTGAGTTCTTCGGATACAAGTTGCACGCCTGGGTCACACCAGGTGGACAAATCGTTCAGTACGTCATCCGACCTGCAAACCTCCACGACGTTACGGTGAGTTACGAGCTGAATCTCAGGTGGCCAGAGTTTGAAGGCCCAACCATCATTGGCGACAAAGGCTATTGCTGTCTAGGCTACGTGTATCCACCCAAGAAGAACACCAAATACGACACGGGATGGCGAGAATCTCGCCATCCCAGAATTCGCAAACGCATTGAAACGGTCTTCTCTGCGCTCGTAGAAGCGCAAATTCGTTCCGTTCAGACCAAAACTCTGGCGTCACTCAAGCTCCGCGTCGTTCTGGCTGTACTCGCGCACCTCAGTAGGTGA
- a CDS encoding GNAT family N-acetyltransferase, with protein sequence MPPQISHASLDDLNLLSDLFDEYRVWYGQPSDRAAAHAFLQERLLLGESVILLAHLNGVPAGFTQLYRSFSSVRMKRLWILNDLFVRSEFRGQRVGVALLDAARDLAVQSGARGVALETAGDNLAAQRLYDHYGFRRSTGVHYLLEVGEPA encoded by the coding sequence ATGCCGCCGCAGATCAGTCATGCTTCCCTGGACGACCTGAACCTTCTGAGTGACCTCTTTGACGAGTACCGGGTCTGGTACGGGCAGCCGAGCGACCGGGCCGCGGCCCACGCTTTTTTGCAGGAGCGGCTGCTGCTGGGCGAATCGGTCATTTTGCTGGCGCATCTGAACGGTGTGCCGGCCGGCTTCACTCAGCTGTACCGTTCCTTTTCCAGCGTGCGGATGAAGCGGCTGTGGATTTTGAACGACCTGTTTGTGCGTTCCGAGTTCCGTGGTCAGCGGGTGGGCGTGGCCCTGCTGGACGCTGCCCGTGACCTGGCGGTGCAGAGCGGCGCCAGAGGCGTGGCCCTGGAAACGGCCGGCGACAACCTGGCAGCCCAGCGCCTCTATGACCATTATGGCTTCCGGCGCAGCACGGGCGTGCATTACCTGCTGGAAGTGGGGGAACCGGCATGA
- a CDS encoding sulfurtransferase has translation MTQPDFPTPLVSAEWLQAHLHDPELRLLDCRFDLRDALLGRMAYFEGHIPGAVYADLEMNLSGPLTESGAGGRHPLPVPETLAAWLGEQGIGPQSRVVCYDAGGEQGMYATRAWWLLRWLGHGQVAVLDGGLAAWQAAGGELTAEEPQPQPATFTAQVQPGFVATADEVADLPAGTLLIDSRAPERYRGDTEPIDRRAGHIPGAVNRSWTEALDAEGHFRSGEQQRERLGAAGEQATVTYCGSGVSATPNLLARELAGVPLGPQNRLYAGSWSDWVSDEARPIATGSEKSED, from the coding sequence ATGACCCAACCTGACTTTCCCACCCCGCTGGTGAGTGCCGAGTGGCTGCAAGCCCACCTCCACGACCCCGAGCTGCGGCTGCTGGACTGCCGCTTCGACCTGCGCGACGCGCTGCTGGGGCGCATGGCGTACTTCGAAGGGCACATTCCCGGCGCTGTCTATGCCGACCTGGAAATGAACCTCAGCGGCCCGCTGACAGAGTCGGGCGCCGGGGGCCGCCATCCCCTGCCGGTTCCAGAGACCCTGGCCGCCTGGCTGGGCGAGCAGGGCATCGGCCCGCAGAGCCGGGTGGTCTGTTACGACGCAGGCGGCGAACAGGGCATGTATGCCACGCGGGCCTGGTGGCTACTGCGCTGGCTGGGGCACGGGCAGGTGGCCGTGCTGGACGGTGGCTTGGCCGCGTGGCAGGCGGCTGGCGGCGAGCTGACCGCCGAAGAGCCGCAGCCGCAGCCCGCCACCTTCACCGCACAGGTGCAGCCGGGGTTCGTGGCGACTGCCGACGAGGTGGCTGACCTGCCCGCCGGCACCCTGCTGATCGACTCGCGGGCACCCGAGCGTTACCGGGGCGACACCGAACCGATCGACCGCCGGGCCGGGCACATTCCGGGCGCGGTGAACCGCAGCTGGACGGAAGCGCTGGACGCAGAAGGGCACTTCCGCAGCGGCGAGCAGCAACGTGAACGCCTGGGCGCTGCCGGGGAGCAGGCCACCGTCACCTACTGCGGCAGCGGCGTGAGCGCCACGCCCAACCTGCTGGCCCGCGAACTGGCCGGCGTGCCGCTGGGCCCGCAGAACCGGCTGTATGCCGGCAGCTGGAGCGACTGGGTCAGCGATGAAGCACGCCCCATTGCAACCGGCAGCGAAAAGAGCGAGGACTAA
- a CDS encoding M50 family metallopeptidase, which translates to MNPLQAISAALTPLGIVWTLLLLGIITGLHELGHYFAARRQGVKVDSFSVGMGPVLLRRHWRGTEWRISLLPIGGYVQISGMAPEEAPDGTLRLPTTGFAALPPLGRIAVLLAGPLVNLVLAIGLLTATFSALGVNADDRIRVGEVVAGSPAERLGIQPGDEIVALDGRLLPKRAEIDGQMQPGYRLLGEMLGEPGRHTLTVQRTGEAQQRQLAFDWAPTVNGERQLLGIRYGPGSVPVSVPQALGRSVQATAESVPLVVKSFGGLLREMFSLNIKGKETDDVGGPIRITETVSQAAALNGWALVQIATLLNLSLAVFNLLPIPGLDGGRIALVLIEMLRGHPLTFAQEQSVTATGILFLLFLMVFVLVRDVTRFF; encoded by the coding sequence GTGAACCCCCTGCAGGCCATCTCTGCGGCACTGACCCCGCTGGGTATCGTGTGGACGCTGCTGCTGCTGGGTATCATCACCGGCCTGCACGAACTGGGGCACTATTTCGCCGCCCGCCGCCAGGGCGTGAAGGTGGATTCCTTCAGCGTGGGCATGGGGCCGGTGCTGCTGCGCCGGCACTGGCGCGGCACAGAGTGGCGCATTTCGCTGCTGCCTATCGGCGGCTACGTGCAGATCAGCGGCATGGCGCCCGAGGAGGCACCCGACGGCACGCTGCGGCTGCCCACCACCGGCTTCGCGGCGCTGCCCCCGCTGGGCCGCATCGCCGTGCTGCTGGCCGGGCCGCTGGTCAATCTGGTGCTGGCCATCGGGCTGCTGACCGCCACTTTCAGCGCCCTGGGCGTAAACGCCGACGACCGCATCCGGGTGGGCGAAGTGGTGGCCGGTTCCCCGGCCGAGCGCCTGGGCATCCAGCCGGGCGACGAGATCGTGGCGCTGGACGGCCGCCTGCTGCCCAAACGCGCCGAAATAGACGGACAAATGCAGCCCGGCTACCGGCTGCTGGGCGAGATGCTTGGGGAGCCGGGGCGCCACACCCTGACCGTGCAGCGCACCGGCGAGGCCCAGCAGCGCCAGCTGGCCTTTGACTGGGCCCCCACCGTCAACGGCGAGCGGCAGTTGCTGGGCATTCGCTACGGCCCCGGCAGCGTGCCGGTCAGTGTGCCGCAGGCGCTGGGCCGCTCGGTGCAGGCCACTGCCGAATCGGTGCCGCTGGTGGTGAAATCGTTCGGGGGTCTGCTGCGCGAGATGTTCAGCCTGAACATCAAGGGCAAGGAAACGGACGACGTGGGCGGCCCGATCCGCATCACCGAGACGGTCAGTCAGGCGGCGGCGCTGAACGGCTGGGCGCTGGTGCAGATTGCCACCTTGCTGAACCTGTCGCTGGCGGTGTTCAATCTGCTGCCCATTCCGGGCCTGGACGGCGGCCGCATCGCGCTGGTCTTGATCGAGATGCTGCGCGGCCACCCGCTGACATTTGCCCAGGAACAGAGTGTCACGGCAACCGGCATCCTCTTTCTGCTATTTCTGATGGTCTTTGTGCTGGTGCGGGACGTGACGCGGTTTTTTTAG
- the dxr gene encoding 1-deoxy-D-xylulose-5-phosphate reductoisomerase, whose product MERVKLTVLGSTGSIGTQTLEVARQRGWQVSALAGGRNLDRLAAQVREWQPAAIAVADDALPEARARFTGTEFSGTEILPLDELAAREADVVVNAIGGLPGLSPTRAALEAGRAVALATKEAMVTAAPLIWAAAQQGGGSLVPVDSEHTGIYQCLVGERLSDVAELILTASGGPFRTGPADLSSVTPEQALKHPSWNMGQKITVDSATLMNKGLEVMECAALYGLPLSQVRVVVHPQSIMHAAVRWRDGNLSANVGPTDMRLSIAYAIEAAAAGGMTRPGEVVGAQRGAGAPEHLAWPLEGQWEFHAPDLERFPALGLAYRAGEAGGLLPAALNAADEVAVPAFLAGKIGFLDIPRVIEQVLDECPQEPLGWAALIDVQAWATARAQELCRALP is encoded by the coding sequence ATGGAGCGCGTGAAGCTCACCGTTTTAGGCAGCACAGGCAGCATCGGCACCCAAACGCTGGAGGTGGCGCGGCAGCGCGGCTGGCAGGTCAGCGCCCTGGCCGGCGGGCGCAACCTCGACCGGCTGGCAGCGCAGGTGCGCGAGTGGCAGCCGGCCGCCATAGCGGTGGCCGATGATGCCCTCCCGGAAGCGCGGGCCCGCTTCACTGGCACCGAGTTCTCAGGCACCGAAATCCTGCCGCTGGACGAGCTGGCCGCCCGTGAAGCGGACGTGGTGGTCAACGCTATAGGGGGCCTTCCGGGCCTCTCCCCCACCCGCGCCGCCCTGGAAGCGGGCCGGGCGGTGGCGCTGGCCACCAAGGAAGCGATGGTGACGGCCGCTCCGCTGATCTGGGCGGCGGCGCAGCAGGGCGGCGGCAGCCTGGTGCCGGTCGATTCCGAGCACACCGGCATCTATCAGTGCCTGGTGGGCGAGCGCCTCAGTGACGTGGCCGAGCTGATTCTGACCGCGTCGGGCGGGCCGTTCCGCACCGGCCCCGCCGACCTGAGCAGCGTGACCCCCGAGCAGGCCCTGAAGCACCCCAGCTGGAACATGGGCCAGAAGATCACCGTGGACAGCGCCACTTTGATGAACAAGGGCCTGGAAGTGATGGAGTGCGCCGCGCTGTACGGCCTGCCGCTCTCGCAGGTGCGGGTGGTGGTGCATCCGCAGAGCATCATGCACGCGGCGGTGCGCTGGCGCGACGGCAACCTCAGCGCCAACGTGGGCCCCACCGACATGCGGCTGTCTATCGCCTATGCCATAGAAGCAGCGGCGGCCGGCGGCATGACCCGGCCCGGCGAGGTGGTGGGCGCGCAGCGCGGCGCCGGCGCCCCCGAACACCTGGCCTGGCCGCTGGAAGGACAGTGGGAATTCCACGCGCCCGACCTGGAACGCTTTCCCGCCCTGGGACTGGCCTACCGCGCCGGCGAGGCCGGGGGCCTGCTGCCCGCCGCGCTGAACGCCGCCGATGAGGTGGCGGTACCGGCCTTCCTGGCCGGGAAGATCGGCTTTCTGGACATTCCCCGCGTGATTGAACAGGTGCTGGACGAATGCCCCCAGGAACCGCTCGGCTGGGCCGCGCTGATAGACGTGCAGGCCTGGGCCACCGCCCGCGCCCAGGAACTGTGCAGGGCACTGCCGTGA
- the xseA gene encoding exodeoxyribonuclease VII large subunit has product MPPRRSARSSAPAAEDAAPTQWLELSELLDYVGQVLGRGLPGAVWVRAEIAELTDRRHLYLELIQLDGGQQVAKCRANLWARERFALEGKLRRATGGGLSAGMTVLLLCTAEFHPQYGFSLHIHDLSPEFTLGEAAARLGAMRETLQAEGVYELNRALPLPADYARIAVIAPEGAAGLGDFHREVAPLQEAGALELLYLPATFQGREASASLTRAAAEALALHAEQPLDALVVIRGGGATTDLAWLNDLDFGRALAQFPAPVITGLGHARDDTLPDELAALRTDTPSKAAAHIVRTVVNAAAQAQADWQTIRRAGAEEATNADAGVRWLRDRLRGAARRQLTDAERDMTALMRSAVGLSPERTLGRGYALVRGAAGQPVTRAAQVGADEPLTLHFADGDVAVQVISEQAVAGPVQPEP; this is encoded by the coding sequence ATGCCTCCCCGCCGCTCTGCCCGCTCCTCTGCTCCCGCCGCCGAAGACGCCGCTCCCACCCAGTGGCTGGAACTCTCCGAGCTGCTGGACTATGTGGGGCAGGTGCTGGGCCGGGGCCTGCCCGGCGCGGTGTGGGTGCGGGCCGAAATTGCCGAGCTGACAGACCGCCGGCACCTCTACCTGGAACTGATTCAGCTGGACGGTGGCCAGCAGGTCGCCAAGTGCCGCGCCAACTTGTGGGCCCGCGAGCGCTTTGCCCTGGAAGGCAAGCTGCGGCGGGCCACCGGCGGCGGCCTCAGCGCCGGCATGACGGTGCTGCTGCTGTGCACCGCCGAGTTCCATCCGCAGTACGGGTTCTCGCTGCACATTCACGACCTCTCGCCGGAATTCACGCTGGGCGAGGCGGCCGCCCGCCTGGGGGCTATGCGTGAAACCTTGCAGGCCGAAGGAGTCTACGAACTGAACCGTGCCCTGCCGCTGCCGGCCGATTACGCCCGCATCGCCGTGATTGCTCCCGAGGGAGCCGCCGGCCTGGGCGACTTTCACCGCGAGGTGGCGCCCCTGCAGGAGGCCGGCGCCCTGGAGCTGCTGTACCTGCCGGCCACCTTCCAGGGCCGCGAGGCCAGCGCCAGCCTGACCCGCGCCGCCGCCGAGGCACTGGCCCTGCACGCCGAGCAGCCGCTGGACGCCCTGGTGGTGATTCGCGGCGGGGGCGCCACCACCGACCTGGCCTGGTTGAACGACCTGGATTTCGGCCGTGCTCTGGCGCAGTTTCCCGCGCCGGTCATCACCGGGCTGGGGCACGCCCGCGACGACACCTTGCCCGACGAGCTGGCCGCCCTGCGCACCGATACGCCCAGCAAGGCCGCCGCCCATATCGTCCGCACGGTGGTGAATGCCGCGGCCCAGGCCCAGGCCGACTGGCAGACCATTCGCCGCGCTGGGGCCGAGGAAGCCACGAACGCCGACGCCGGCGTGCGCTGGCTGCGCGACCGGCTGCGCGGCGCTGCCCGGCGGCAACTGACAGATGCCGAGCGAGACATGACTGCGCTGATGCGTTCGGCAGTGGGCCTGTCGCCCGAGCGCACACTGGGCCGTGGCTACGCGCTGGTGCGCGGCGCGGCCGGGCAGCCGGTCACCCGGGCGGCGCAGGTCGGCGCGGATGAGCCGCTGACCCTGCATTTTGCAGACGGGGACGTGGCGGTGCAGGTGATCTCAGAGCAGGCAGTGGCAGGACCAGTACAGCCTGAGCCCTGA